A genomic window from Scomber scombrus chromosome 18, fScoSco1.1, whole genome shotgun sequence includes:
- the rdm1 gene encoding RAD52 motif-containing protein 1, producing the protein MEVQVNIVEFVVPVENNKTVFVWNIEPSQTHADIYCSLHTVFSSFGPLYLLKVCPLSPAGFYGLVKFYSASHAADAQRLTDGRSLFQSSPLKVRLSSKQTPHFMSDGRPLSHARCLELANHYLGFNGWTSDIITMKELTNEEDEEEGEVRRRLRFGCLLQLSFPHHGQTTRGAAVVEHCFTCTEGPDVLIQQRCRLQRLVTQKALIHAFTSVLLILLADGKVMVELKQTSDQFIPEHTEGVLQVNELNWTNYPPDDEDDEDEEWDLTVS; encoded by the exons ATGGAGGTCCAGGTGAACATCGTGGAGTTCGTGGTTCCTGTGGAGAACAATAAGACGGTGTTTGTGTGGAACATCGAGCCGTCACAGACTCACGCTGATATTTAT TGCAGCCTGCACACTGTCTTCTCGTCCTTCGGTCCGCTCTACCTGCTGAAGGTGTGTCCTCTGAGTCCTGCCGGGTTTTACGGGCTCGTTAAGTTCTACTCAGCATCTCACGCCGCCGACGCTCAGCGTCTCACTGACGGACGCTCGCTGTTCCAGAGCTCTCCACTCAAG gtgagGCTGAGCTCCAAACAGACACCTCACTTCATGTCTGATGGCAGACCGCTGAGCCACGCCCGCTGCCTGGAACTGGCCAATCACTACCTGGGATTCAACGGCTGGacctctgacatcatcaca ATGAAGGAGCTCACCAAcgaagaagatgaggaggagggcgAGGTAAGACGGAGGCTCAGGTTCGgctgtctgctgcagctcagcTTCCCTCATCACGGTCAGACCACCAGAGGAGCCGCCGTGGTCGAGCACTGCTTCACCTGCACAGAgg gtcCAGATGTTCTGATTCAGCAGCGATGTCGACTGCAGAGACTCGTCACACAAAAAGCTTTGATACACGCTTTCACCTCAGTACTGCTCATACTGCTAG ctgaCGGTAAAGTGATGGTGGAACTGAAACAGACCTCAGATCAGTTCATACCTGAACACACTGAAGGAGTCCTGCAG GTAAACGAGCTGAACTGGACCAACTACCCTcctgatgatgaagatgatgaagatgaagagtgGGATCTCACTGTATCATAG
- the LOC133999176 gene encoding uncharacterized protein LOC133999176, with product MWFRSNWQYVVQVRLWQYVVQIKLWQYVVQVKLWQYVVQHTCLLSVLSSITPVFYRSCPLSHLSSIGHVLYRSCLLAHLSSIGPVLYQSCPLSVLSSIGPVLYQSCPLSHLSSIGPVLYQSCPLSHLSSIGPVLYHTCPLSVLSSIGPVLYHTCLLSVLSSIGPVLYHTCPLSVLSSITPVLYRSCPLSHLSSIGPVLYRSCPLSHLSSIGPVLYHTCPLSVLSSIGPVLYRSCPLSHLSSIGPVLYHTCPLSVLSSITPVLYRSCPLSHLSSIGPVLYHTCPLSHLSSIGPVLYHTCPLSVLSSIGHVLYRSCPLSHLSSIGPVLYHTCPLSHLSSIGPVLYHTCPLSVLSSIGHVLYRSCPLSVMSSIGPVLYRSCPLSHLSSIGPVLYHTCPPIVLNLNQT from the exons ATGTGGTTCAGGTCAAACTGGCAGTATGTGGTTCAGGTCAGACTCTGGCAGTATGTGGTTCAGATCAAACTCTGGCAGTATGTGGTTCAGGTCAAACTCTGGCAGTATGTGGTTCAG CACACCTGTCTTCTATCGGTCCTGTCCTCTATCACACCTGTCTTCTATCGGTCCTGTCCTCTATCACACCTGTCCTCTATCGGTCATGTCCTCTATCGGTCCTGTCTTCTAGCACACCTGTCCTCTATCGGTCCTGTCCTCTATCAGTCCTGTCCTCTATCGGTCCTGTCCTCTATCGGTCCTGTCCTCTATCAGTCCTGTCCTCTATCACACCTGTCCTCTATCGGTCCTGTCCTCTATCAGTCCTGTCCTCTATCACACCTGTCCTCTATCGGTCCTGTCCTCTATCACACCTGTCCTCTATCGGTCCTGTCCTCTATCGGTCCTGTCCTCTATCACACCTGTCTTCTATCGGTCCTGTCCTCTATCGGTCCTGTCCTCTATCACACCTGTCCTCTATCGGTCCTGTCCTCTATCACACCTGTCCTCTATCGGTCCTGTCCTCTATCACACCTGTCCTCTATCGGTCCTGTCCTCTATCGGTCCTGTCCTCTATCACACCTGTCCTCTATCGGTCCTGTCCTCTATCACACCTGTCCTCTATCGGTCCTGTCCTCTATCGGTCCTGTCCTCTATCGGTCCTGTCCTCTATCACACCTGTCCTCTATCGGTCCTGTCCTCTATCACACCTGTCCTCTATCGGTCCTGTCCTCTATCACACCTGTCCTCTATCGGTCCTGTCCTCTATCACACCTGTCCTCTATCGGTCCTGTCCTCTATCACACCTGTCCTCTATCACACCTGTCCTCTATCGGTCCTGTCCTCTATCACACCTGTCCTCTATCGGTCCTGTCCTCTATCGGTCATGTCCTCTATCGGTCCTGTCCTCTATCACACCTGTCCTCTATCGGTCCTGTCCTCTATCACACCTGTCCTCTATCACACCTGTCCTCTATCGGTCCTGTCCTCTATCACACCTGTCCTCTATCGGTCCTGTCCTCTATCGGTCATGTCCTCTATCGGTCCTGTCCTCTATCGGTCATGTCCTCTATCGGTCCTGTCCTCTATCGGTCCTGTCCTCTATCACACCTGTCCTCTATCGGTCCTGTCCTCTATCACACCTGTCCACCGATAGTCCTGAACCTGAACCAAACCTAA